The following are encoded together in the Bradyrhizobium genosp. L genome:
- a CDS encoding DUF2093 domain-containing protein produces the protein MLNKFGPSGHGEAQVQYLDGDFRVISPGTYVRCAVTDARIPLDELKYWSVDLQEAYAVPSAVLQRHFPGALKPQG, from the coding sequence GTGCTGAACAAATTCGGTCCCTCGGGGCATGGCGAAGCGCAGGTGCAATATCTCGACGGCGATTTCCGCGTGATCTCGCCCGGCACCTATGTGCGCTGCGCGGTCACCGACGCCCGCATTCCGCTCGACGAGCTGAAGTACTGGAGCGTCGACCTGCAGGAGGCCTACGCGGTCCCCAGCGCCGTGCTGCAGCGCCACTTCCCCGGCGCGCTCAAGCCGCAGGGTTAG
- a CDS encoding TldD/PmbA family protein: MNPSPSTSSARAGDPSGLFDQSGLSDLAQRLVDAAKRAGADAADAVAVRGISQGVEVRDGRVEETERSEGDDVGLRVFVGRRQAVVSTNDVSGDGIAKLAERAVAMARVAPDDKFVGLADPALLAHDFPDLDLLDRTVPSTAELERRAMEAEAAAIAVKGVTKSGGGSASTGIGGMVLVTSTGFHGSYLRSSHSISTTAISGEGTGMERDYDFTSALHGSDLDAPATVGRKAGERAVARFNPRKVETCKVPVVFDPRVAGSIIGHVVGAINGASIARKTSFLKDKLGEQLFSKDIRIVDDPLRVRGLRSQTFDAEGVKVKKTALIDAGVLTTWILDSATARELGLVTTGHAHRGVSSSPSPGSYNLHLEPGAVTPKELISDIKQGFYVTDLIGSGVNGVTGDYSRGASGFWIENGEITYAVSEVTIAGHLLPMFKSLVAANDLEFRYGVNSPTLRIEGLTLGGR; this comes from the coding sequence GTGAACCCTTCACCATCAACATCGTCCGCGCGAGCCGGCGATCCTTCCGGCCTGTTCGATCAGTCCGGCTTGAGCGATCTCGCACAGCGGCTGGTCGACGCCGCCAAGCGCGCCGGCGCCGATGCGGCCGATGCCGTCGCGGTGCGCGGCATCTCGCAGGGCGTCGAGGTGCGCGACGGCCGCGTCGAGGAGACCGAGCGCTCCGAGGGCGACGACGTCGGATTGCGGGTGTTCGTCGGCCGGCGCCAGGCGGTGGTGTCGACCAACGACGTCTCCGGCGACGGCATCGCCAAGCTCGCCGAACGCGCGGTCGCGATGGCGCGCGTCGCGCCCGACGACAAGTTTGTCGGGCTCGCCGATCCGGCGCTGCTGGCACATGATTTCCCCGATCTCGATCTGCTCGACCGCACGGTTCCCTCGACCGCCGAGCTCGAGCGGCGCGCGATGGAGGCGGAGGCCGCGGCGATCGCCGTCAAGGGCGTCACCAAGTCCGGCGGCGGATCGGCTTCGACCGGGATCGGCGGCATGGTGCTGGTAACGTCAACCGGCTTCCACGGCTCCTATCTGCGCTCCAGCCATTCGATCTCGACGACCGCGATCTCGGGCGAAGGCACCGGGATGGAGCGCGACTATGATTTCACCAGCGCGCTGCACGGCTCCGATCTCGATGCGCCCGCTACCGTGGGGCGCAAGGCCGGCGAGCGCGCGGTGGCGCGGTTCAATCCGCGCAAGGTCGAGACCTGCAAGGTGCCCGTCGTGTTCGATCCGCGGGTGGCGGGCTCGATCATCGGTCATGTCGTCGGCGCCATCAACGGCGCCTCGATCGCACGCAAGACGTCGTTCCTGAAGGACAAACTCGGCGAGCAGCTGTTCTCGAAGGACATCCGCATCGTCGACGATCCGCTGCGGGTGCGCGGCCTGCGCTCGCAGACCTTCGATGCCGAAGGCGTCAAGGTGAAGAAGACCGCGCTGATCGATGCGGGCGTGCTGACCACCTGGATCCTGGATTCCGCGACCGCACGCGAGCTCGGCCTGGTCACCACCGGCCATGCGCATCGCGGCGTGTCCTCCTCGCCGTCGCCGGGATCGTACAATCTGCATCTCGAGCCCGGCGCGGTGACGCCGAAGGAATTGATCTCCGACATCAAGCAAGGCTTCTACGTCACCGACCTGATCGGCTCCGGCGTCAATGGCGTGACCGGCGACTACAGCCGCGGCGCGTCGGGCTTCTGGATCGAGAATGGCGAGATCACCTATGCGGTCAGCGAGGTCACGATCGCAGGTCATCTGTTGCCGATGTTCAAATCGCTGGTCGCCGCCAACGACCTGGAATTCCGCTACGGCGTCAATTCGCCGACGCTGCGCATCGAGGGGCTGACGCTTGGCGGACGCTGA
- a CDS encoding dienelactone hydrolase family protein: MRLKSALMLLTISAAPLAAATPLPVPHQVEIPEGNVTLHAQLYRPDGDGPFPTVIALHSCDGLATRSEPVLPRYRDWAEQLLTSGHAVLLPDSYGSRELGPQCRVKERQVQVRRERVADISAARQWLVQQKWVAKGRISLVGWGNGAAALLWAVRPQMWSRNSEPDFRSAVAFYPDCRSSFGLGWSARVPTLVLIGGRDDVTSPSACHQMVDAARGRSALARIVVYPEAYHDFDRANLPLHAIAVSSDGTEAERGHVGTDADARKDAQRRVAEWLSR, encoded by the coding sequence ATGCGCCTCAAATCAGCGTTAATGTTACTGACGATATCAGCTGCCCCGCTTGCGGCCGCGACGCCGCTGCCGGTCCCGCACCAGGTCGAGATCCCCGAAGGCAATGTGACGCTGCATGCGCAGCTCTACCGGCCCGACGGTGACGGGCCGTTTCCCACCGTGATCGCCCTGCACAGCTGCGACGGGCTCGCCACCCGTTCCGAGCCGGTGTTGCCGCGCTATCGCGACTGGGCCGAGCAACTGCTGACATCAGGTCACGCGGTGCTGCTGCCGGACAGCTACGGCTCGCGCGAACTTGGCCCGCAATGCCGGGTCAAGGAGCGTCAGGTCCAGGTCCGCCGCGAGCGGGTCGCCGACATCAGCGCGGCGCGGCAGTGGCTGGTGCAGCAGAAATGGGTGGCGAAGGGCCGCATCAGCCTGGTCGGTTGGGGCAATGGTGCCGCCGCCTTGCTGTGGGCGGTGCGGCCGCAAATGTGGTCGCGCAACAGCGAGCCGGATTTCCGCTCGGCGGTCGCGTTCTATCCGGACTGCCGCTCTTCGTTCGGTCTCGGCTGGAGCGCGCGGGTGCCGACGCTGGTGCTGATCGGCGGCCGAGACGACGTCACCTCGCCATCGGCCTGCCACCAGATGGTCGATGCCGCCCGCGGTCGCAGCGCGCTCGCCCGCATCGTGGTCTATCCCGAGGCCTATCACGATTTCGATCGCGCCAATCTGCCGCTGCATGCGATCGCAGTCTCGTCCGATGGCACGGAGGCGGAACGCGGCCACGTCGGCACCGACGCGGACGCCCGCAAGGACGCGCAGAGGCGCGTCGCCGAATGGTTGTCGCGCTAG
- a CDS encoding DUF4170 domain-containing protein: MSDNAQPQLLHLVIGGELTDLEHNTFKNLDEVEIVGVYPNYATAYAAWKAKAQQTVDNAQMRYFVVHLHRLLDPEQDAKHSH; the protein is encoded by the coding sequence ATGTCAGACAATGCCCAGCCGCAACTGCTTCATCTCGTGATCGGCGGCGAACTCACCGACCTTGAGCACAACACCTTCAAGAACCTCGACGAGGTCGAGATCGTCGGCGTCTATCCGAACTATGCGACCGCCTATGCGGCCTGGAAGGCGAAGGCGCAGCAGACCGTGGACAACGCCCAGATGCGCTATTTCGTCGTTCACCTCCACCGGTTGCTCGACCCCGAGCAGGACGCAAAGCACTCCCATTGA
- the purD gene encoding phosphoribosylamine--glycine ligase: protein MNILLLGSGGREHALAWKIAASPLLTKLWCAPGNAGIAREAECVALDVADHAAVIGFCKSNAVDLVVVGPETPLAAGIVDDLAAVDIRAFGPRKLAAQLEGSKGFTKDLCSEFDIPTGAYRRFDNAEDALAYVRAQGAPIVVKADGLAAGKGVVVAMTLPEAEAAVTMMFEGGFGSAGAEVVIEEFLSGREISFFALCDGETAIPLATAQDHKRVFDHDEGPNTGGMGAYSPTPFVTPEVHDQIMTRIILPTVAGMKRRGTPFKGVLYAGVMLTAQGPKLFEYNVRFGDPECQVLMLRMMSDIVPALLAACDGQLKHFDLRWYPEPALTVVMAAKGYPGDYAKGTRIEGLDDAAKVEGVEIFHAGTVAKDGAVLANGGRVLNVSAIGKTVTEARDRAYQAVDRIEWPDGFCRRDIAWQAVEVERKG from the coding sequence ATGAACATCCTCCTGCTCGGTTCCGGCGGCCGCGAACATGCGCTGGCATGGAAGATCGCAGCATCCCCGCTGCTGACCAAACTGTGGTGCGCGCCGGGCAATGCCGGGATCGCGCGCGAAGCCGAGTGCGTTGCGCTCGATGTCGCCGACCACGCGGCTGTGATCGGGTTCTGTAAGTCCAATGCGGTCGATCTGGTCGTGGTCGGGCCGGAGACGCCGCTCGCCGCTGGAATCGTCGATGATCTCGCTGCCGTCGACATCAGGGCGTTCGGGCCGCGCAAGCTCGCTGCGCAGCTCGAGGGCTCCAAAGGCTTCACCAAGGACCTCTGCAGCGAGTTCGATATTCCGACCGGTGCCTATCGCCGCTTCGACAATGCCGAGGACGCGCTGGCCTATGTCCGGGCACAGGGCGCGCCGATCGTGGTCAAGGCCGATGGCCTCGCCGCCGGCAAGGGCGTCGTGGTGGCGATGACGCTGCCCGAGGCCGAAGCCGCTGTTACGATGATGTTCGAGGGCGGCTTCGGTTCGGCCGGCGCCGAGGTCGTGATCGAGGAGTTCTTGTCGGGCCGCGAGATCAGTTTCTTCGCGCTGTGCGACGGCGAGACCGCGATTCCGCTGGCGACGGCGCAGGACCACAAGCGCGTGTTCGATCACGACGAGGGCCCGAACACCGGCGGCATGGGCGCGTATTCGCCGACGCCGTTCGTCACGCCAGAGGTGCACGACCAGATCATGACGCGGATCATCCTGCCGACGGTCGCCGGGATGAAGCGCCGCGGCACGCCGTTCAAGGGCGTGCTCTATGCCGGCGTGATGCTGACCGCGCAGGGCCCAAAGCTGTTCGAGTACAATGTCCGCTTCGGCGATCCCGAGTGCCAGGTGCTGATGCTGCGGATGATGTCGGACATCGTGCCGGCGTTGCTCGCGGCGTGCGACGGGCAATTGAAGCATTTCGATCTGCGCTGGTACCCCGAACCCGCGCTGACGGTGGTGATGGCGGCGAAGGGCTATCCCGGCGATTACGCCAAGGGCACGCGGATCGAGGGGCTCGATGATGCGGCCAAGGTCGAGGGCGTCGAGATCTTCCACGCCGGCACGGTGGCGAAGGACGGCGCCGTGCTCGCCAATGGCGGTCGCGTCCTGAACGTCAGCGCGATCGGCAAGACCGTCACCGAGGCGCGGGACCGCGCCTATCAGGCCGTCGACCGCATCGAATGGCCCGACGGCTTCTGCCGCCGCGACATCGCCTGGCAGGCGGTGGAGGTGGAGCGGAAGGGCTAG
- the xseA gene encoding exodeoxyribonuclease VII large subunit: MTAAPNLVNAPEFTVSELSSALKRTVEDRFGHVRVRGEITGFRGPHSSGHCYFALKDESAKIEAVIWKFAHARMRFKPQEGLEVIATGKLTTYPNSSKYQIVIDSLEPAGVGALMALMEERKKKLAAEGLFDEARKQLLPWLPEVIGVVTSPTGAVIRDILHRLEDRFPRRVLVWPVKVQGEGSAEQVAAAIRGFNALPEGGKIPRPDLLIVARGGGSLEDLWSFNEEIVVRAAADSHIPLISAVGHETDITLIDFAADKRAPTPTAAAEMAVPVRSELFTEVGALARRVTVCWQRGQEARRTELRAAARALPAANELLAIPRQRLDHLGAALPRGLKANTHAHFRRFAASSARLTIGVLRGQVAHARQRLTVSGERITLSARALLHRRQERFAGLEIRLKASRLANAKAQRNAIARDLERTHRLAERARRALLTTMQRLEARVAHRGQLLAALSYRGVLARGFALVRDERGHSVHAAADIGPSASLSIEFADGRVAATTDADRPPASPHKPQPPRETKPATPKRIVKPVDQGSLF; the protein is encoded by the coding sequence ATGACCGCTGCACCGAATCTCGTCAACGCGCCCGAATTCACCGTCTCGGAACTGTCCTCCGCCCTGAAACGCACGGTGGAGGACCGGTTCGGCCATGTCCGCGTCCGCGGCGAGATCACGGGCTTTCGCGGCCCGCATTCCTCCGGCCACTGCTATTTCGCACTGAAGGACGAGAGCGCCAAGATCGAGGCGGTGATCTGGAAGTTTGCCCATGCCCGGATGCGCTTCAAGCCGCAGGAAGGGCTCGAGGTCATCGCGACCGGCAAGCTGACGACCTATCCGAACTCCTCGAAATACCAGATCGTCATCGATTCGCTGGAGCCGGCCGGCGTCGGCGCGCTGATGGCGCTGATGGAGGAGCGCAAGAAGAAGCTCGCCGCCGAAGGCCTGTTCGACGAGGCGCGCAAGCAGCTCTTGCCGTGGCTGCCGGAGGTGATCGGTGTCGTCACCTCGCCGACCGGCGCCGTGATCCGCGACATCCTGCACCGGCTGGAGGACCGCTTTCCCCGCCGCGTGCTGGTCTGGCCGGTCAAGGTGCAGGGCGAAGGCTCGGCCGAGCAGGTCGCGGCCGCGATCCGCGGCTTCAACGCGCTGCCCGAGGGCGGAAAGATTCCACGACCCGACCTTCTGATCGTCGCACGCGGCGGCGGCTCACTGGAGGACCTCTGGTCGTTCAACGAGGAGATCGTGGTCCGCGCCGCGGCCGACAGCCATATCCCGCTGATCTCGGCGGTCGGCCATGAGACCGACATCACGCTGATCGACTTCGCCGCCGACAAGCGCGCGCCGACGCCGACCGCAGCCGCCGAAATGGCAGTGCCTGTCCGTAGCGAGCTGTTCACCGAGGTAGGCGCGCTGGCCCGCCGCGTGACCGTGTGCTGGCAGCGCGGCCAGGAGGCCCGCCGCACCGAGCTGCGCGCCGCGGCCCGGGCGCTGCCCGCGGCGAATGAATTGCTCGCGATCCCGAGGCAACGGCTCGACCATCTCGGCGCGGCGCTGCCGCGCGGGCTGAAAGCCAACACCCACGCGCATTTCCGCCGTTTCGCCGCCAGCAGCGCGCGGCTCACCATCGGCGTATTGCGCGGCCAGGTCGCGCATGCGCGGCAGCGCCTCACCGTCTCCGGCGAGCGCATCACACTCTCGGCGCGCGCGCTGCTGCATCGCAGGCAGGAGCGCTTTGCCGGGCTCGAGATCCGGCTCAAGGCCTCGCGGCTCGCCAACGCCAAGGCGCAACGCAACGCGATCGCGCGCGATCTGGAGCGCACCCACCGCCTCGCCGAGCGCGCTCGCCGCGCGCTCCTCACCACCATGCAGCGGCTGGAGGCACGGGTCGCCCATCGCGGGCAATTGCTGGCGGCGCTGTCCTATCGCGGCGTGCTGGCGCGCGGCTTTGCGCTGGTGCGCGACGAGCGCGGCCATTCGGTCCATGCCGCCGCCGATATCGGCCCCAGCGCCAGCCTCTCGATCGAATTCGCCGACGGCCGCGTCGCCGCCACCACCGATGCCGATCGGCCGCCCGCGAGCCCGCACAAGCCGCAGCCGCCGCGCGAAACAAAACCCGCGACGCCGAAGCGGATCGTGAAGCCCGTCGATCAGGGCAGCTTGTTCTAG
- the lpxK gene encoding tetraacyldisaccharide 4'-kinase codes for MREPGFWHRPSSWTSHLLTPLAALYGAIAARRMQHAGIEAGIPVFCIGNYHVGGAGKTPTVLALAKLLRELDERPVVLSRGYGGSLRGPVKVDPASHSAADVGDEPLMLAATLPVVVSRARAEGVALARAQNASVILMDDGFQNPGVAKDTCLIVIDATRGLGNGRVIPAGPLRAPLSPQLARTDALIVVGEGDAAQKIAAEVVSRGKPVLSAHLKPDDASLAALHGKRVLAFAGIGDPTRFFNTLRSSGVDVVRARAFADHHAFTKAEIDALVTDARRDGLTLVTTEKDLARLRGADVATAIVPFAVTLQFADAGALRRLVTDRLFEARQRRVGR; via the coding sequence ATGCGTGAGCCGGGCTTCTGGCACCGGCCGTCGTCCTGGACATCGCATCTGTTGACGCCGCTTGCCGCGCTTTACGGCGCAATCGCTGCGCGCCGGATGCAGCACGCCGGCATCGAGGCCGGCATCCCGGTGTTTTGCATCGGCAATTACCATGTCGGCGGCGCCGGCAAGACCCCGACGGTGCTGGCGCTGGCCAAGCTGTTGCGCGAGCTCGACGAGCGGCCGGTGGTGCTGAGCCGCGGCTATGGCGGCAGCCTGCGCGGCCCGGTCAAGGTCGATCCCGCCAGCCACAGCGCGGCGGACGTCGGCGACGAGCCGCTGATGCTGGCGGCGACGCTGCCGGTCGTGGTGTCGCGCGCCCGCGCGGAGGGCGTGGCTCTTGCCCGCGCGCAAAATGCCAGCGTCATCCTGATGGATGATGGTTTCCAGAATCCGGGCGTGGCCAAGGATACCTGCCTGATCGTGATCGACGCCACGCGCGGGCTCGGCAATGGCCGCGTCATTCCGGCCGGACCGTTGCGCGCGCCGTTGTCGCCGCAGCTGGCGCGTACCGACGCGCTGATCGTGGTCGGCGAGGGGGATGCGGCGCAAAAGATTGCGGCCGAGGTCGTCTCGCGCGGCAAGCCGGTGCTGTCGGCGCATCTGAAACCGGACGACGCCTCGCTCGCCGCGCTGCACGGCAAGCGCGTGTTGGCGTTTGCCGGAATCGGCGATCCCACGCGCTTCTTCAACACGCTGCGGTCAAGCGGCGTCGATGTCGTGCGCGCGCGCGCGTTCGCCGATCACCACGCCTTCACGAAGGCAGAGATCGACGCGCTCGTGACCGACGCGCGCCGCGACGGCCTGACCCTGGTGACGACGGAAAAGGATCTGGCGCGCTTGCGCGGCGCAGACGTGGCGACGGCAATCGTGCCGTTCGCGGTGACGCTGCAATTTGCGGATGCCGGCGCGCTGCGGCGCTTGGTGACCGATCGGCTGTTCGAGGCGAGGCAGAGGAGAGTGGGGAGGTGA
- a CDS encoding 3'(2'),5'-bisphosphate nucleotidase CysQ: protein MADADTDDWTKARDAALLTRTVQEAGRLGLSMFRTELKNWIKGASSPVSEADIAVNDLLEAKLRGATPDYGWLSEESADDAVRLNRRLTWIVDPIDGTRAYLAGREDWCVSVALVENASPVLAAVYAPVTEEFFFAARGQGATLNDTAIHATAGGDLVFPRMAGPKPLVQRLSPTAEEITLHPRIGSLALRLCRVAQGRLDAAFAGGQSRDWDLAAANLIVQEAGGKMTALSGDAIEYNRREVTHGVLVAAGRDRHARIVEHFQKRPLP, encoded by the coding sequence TTGGCGGACGCTGATACGGACGACTGGACCAAGGCGCGCGATGCGGCCTTGCTGACCAGGACGGTGCAGGAGGCGGGCCGGCTCGGCCTGTCGATGTTCCGCACCGAATTGAAGAACTGGATCAAGGGCGCCTCGTCGCCGGTGTCGGAGGCCGACATCGCGGTCAACGATTTGCTCGAGGCGAAGCTGCGCGGGGCGACGCCGGATTACGGCTGGTTGTCGGAGGAGAGTGCCGACGACGCCGTGCGGCTCAACCGGCGGCTGACCTGGATCGTCGACCCGATCGACGGCACCCGCGCCTACCTCGCCGGGCGCGAGGACTGGTGCGTCAGTGTGGCGCTGGTTGAAAATGCCTCACCGGTGCTCGCGGCGGTGTATGCGCCGGTCACTGAAGAGTTCTTCTTCGCCGCGCGCGGGCAGGGCGCGACCCTCAACGATACCGCGATCCACGCCACCGCGGGCGGCGATCTGGTTTTTCCGCGCATGGCGGGACCGAAGCCGCTGGTGCAGCGGCTGAGCCCGACGGCGGAGGAGATCACGCTGCATCCGCGGATCGGATCTCTGGCGTTGCGGCTGTGCCGGGTCGCACAAGGGCGACTTGACGCCGCCTTTGCCGGCGGGCAAAGCCGCGACTGGGATCTTGCCGCCGCGAATTTGATCGTGCAGGAAGCGGGTGGTAAGATGACGGCGCTCTCGGGGGACGCGATTGAGTACAATCGCCGGGAGGTGACGCATGGGGTGCTGGTGGCAGCGGGACGCGATCGTCATGCACGCATTGTCGAGCATTTCCAAAAGCGCCCATTGCCGTGA
- a CDS encoding lysophospholipid acyltransferase family protein: MKRFFRDLLRSAFVQRALGVLAAEYLRLVWRTNRFSYEPGDVYALVEPWMPAIFVFWHGQHFMTPFIKIKDSYRAKVLISRHRDGEFNAIAAERLGIGTIRGSGDHSGAFHRKGGIGAFMEMVRALQDGCNIATTADVPKRARAAGLGPIMLARETGRPIIAFAMVTSRFVRLKNWDSTTINLPFGRGAVVGIEPVYVPPDADAETMEKCRQHVEYLLNESTRRAYAAVGRPEAALG; this comes from the coding sequence TTGAAACGTTTTTTTCGCGATTTGTTGCGCAGCGCGTTCGTGCAGCGCGCGCTGGGCGTGCTTGCGGCCGAGTATCTGCGGCTGGTCTGGCGCACCAACCGCTTCAGCTACGAGCCGGGCGATGTCTACGCGCTGGTCGAGCCGTGGATGCCGGCAATCTTCGTGTTCTGGCACGGCCAGCACTTCATGACGCCGTTCATCAAGATCAAGGACAGCTACCGCGCCAAGGTCCTGATCTCCCGCCACCGCGACGGCGAGTTCAACGCCATCGCGGCGGAGCGGCTCGGCATCGGCACGATCAGGGGTTCCGGCGATCATTCCGGTGCCTTCCACCGCAAGGGCGGCATCGGCGCCTTCATGGAGATGGTGCGGGCGCTGCAGGACGGCTGCAACATCGCGACCACGGCCGATGTGCCGAAGCGGGCCCGGGCCGCCGGGCTTGGACCGATCATGCTGGCGCGGGAGACCGGTCGGCCGATCATTGCCTTCGCGATGGTCACCAGCCGGTTCGTCCGGTTGAAGAATTGGGATTCCACCACCATCAATTTGCCATTCGGGCGCGGCGCAGTGGTAGGTATTGAGCCGGTCTACGTGCCGCCGGATGCCGATGCCGAGACGATGGAAAAGTGTCGGCAGCACGTGGAGTATCTCCTGAACGAATCGACCCGACGCGCCTATGCAGCCGTCGGGCGGCCGGAGGCAGCGCTTGGCTAG
- a CDS encoding DUF6101 family protein produces the protein MRRQTPTSGIHSAGSSCAQRLDPLSLPLSFHAQDARADGGMRQIELHRERIVLRRAVQGMRMAVNLRVSDFLGVAVRGIDDAQMVVLVHRDPALSIPLGASSDTDEITAAWQSWSEIFRLPQLTEQAPPREPSVRRRRRNAIRSRRPKFLVRRRTGFRLNGESVHRDEREIIARD, from the coding sequence GTGAGGCGTCAAACACCAACAAGCGGAATCCATTCCGCCGGGTCGAGCTGCGCACAGCGGCTCGACCCTCTTTCCCTTCCGCTCTCCTTTCACGCGCAGGATGCGCGCGCGGATGGCGGGATGCGGCAGATCGAGCTTCATCGCGAACGCATCGTGCTGCGCCGTGCCGTGCAGGGCATGCGGATGGCGGTCAACCTTCGCGTCAGCGACTTCCTCGGCGTCGCGGTGCGCGGCATCGACGACGCGCAGATGGTGGTGCTGGTTCACCGTGATCCCGCGCTGTCAATTCCGCTCGGTGCGAGTTCGGACACCGATGAGATCACCGCCGCGTGGCAGAGCTGGAGCGAGATCTTCCGCCTGCCGCAGCTGACCGAGCAGGCGCCGCCGCGCGAGCCGTCGGTGCGCCGCCGCCGCCGCAACGCGATCCGCAGCCGCCGCCCGAAATTCCTGGTCCGCCGCCGCACGGGTTTCCGCCTCAACGGCGAAAGCGTGCATCGCGACGAACGCGAGATCATCGCGCGGGATTAG
- a CDS encoding 3-deoxy-D-manno-octulosonic acid transferase, giving the protein MQPSGGRRQRLASSLPITLRVYRKLSSAMVPLAPALIKRRLKLGKEDPERVGERRGMSADVRPHGPLVWIHGASVGEVLAAAGLIERLRALNLRILLTSGTVTSAAIVAKRFPPDVIHQYVPYDSPRYVARFLDHWRPSLALFIESDLWPNLILSSAARRLPMVLINGRMSQRSFPRWQRLSHTIGTLLGQFDICLAQSKTDAERFAALGSHNVITTGNLKLDVAAPPADPAKLERLMSVTRGRPIVVAASTHAGEEEILVEAHKSLAGFFPGLLTVIVPRHADRGEAVAQLVTDAGLNPGLRSREDLPVATTDIYVADTMGELGLFYRLAPIVFMGGSLVAHGGQNPIEAIKLGAAIVHGPHVFNFTDVYEALDRAGGARRADDREALVKQLGQFLADPAARNTSLAASERVVEQLGGALERTLVALEPYLLQLRLEMGAANA; this is encoded by the coding sequence ATGCAGCCGTCGGGCGGCCGGAGGCAGCGCTTGGCTAGCTCGCTCCCGATCACGTTGCGCGTGTATCGCAAGCTGTCGTCTGCGATGGTGCCGCTCGCGCCTGCCCTGATCAAGCGCCGGCTCAAGCTCGGCAAGGAAGACCCCGAGCGCGTCGGCGAGCGGCGTGGCATGAGCGCCGATGTCCGGCCGCACGGCCCGCTGGTCTGGATCCATGGCGCCAGCGTCGGCGAGGTGCTGGCGGCGGCGGGCTTGATCGAGCGGCTGCGTGCGCTGAACCTGCGCATTCTCCTGACCTCGGGCACGGTGACCTCGGCCGCAATCGTTGCCAAACGTTTCCCGCCCGACGTGATCCATCAATACGTGCCCTATGACTCGCCGCGCTATGTCGCGCGCTTCCTCGATCACTGGCGTCCGTCGCTGGCGCTGTTCATCGAGTCGGACCTCTGGCCGAACCTGATCCTCTCCAGCGCGGCGCGGCGGCTGCCGATGGTGCTGATCAACGGGCGGATGTCGCAGCGCTCGTTCCCGCGCTGGCAGCGGCTGTCCCACACCATCGGGACACTGCTCGGGCAGTTCGACATCTGCCTCGCGCAGTCGAAGACCGATGCAGAACGCTTTGCCGCGCTCGGCAGCCACAACGTCATCACCACCGGCAACCTCAAGCTCGACGTTGCGGCGCCGCCGGCCGATCCCGCCAAGCTGGAGCGGCTGATGTCGGTGACGCGCGGCCGACCGATCGTGGTCGCGGCCTCCACCCATGCGGGCGAGGAGGAGATCCTGGTCGAGGCGCACAAGTCGCTGGCGGGCTTCTTCCCCGGGCTGCTGACGGTGATCGTGCCGCGCCACGCCGATCGCGGCGAGGCGGTGGCGCAACTCGTGACCGATGCCGGGCTCAATCCAGGCCTGCGCTCGCGTGAGGATTTGCCGGTCGCGACCACCGATATCTATGTCGCCGACACCATGGGCGAGCTCGGCCTGTTCTACCGGCTGGCGCCGATCGTGTTCATGGGCGGCTCGCTGGTCGCGCATGGCGGCCAGAATCCGATCGAGGCGATTAAGCTGGGTGCTGCGATCGTGCACGGGCCGCACGTCTTCAATTTCACCGACGTCTACGAGGCGCTGGACCGCGCGGGCGGCGCCCGCCGCGCCGATGATCGCGAGGCGCTGGTCAAGCAGCTCGGCCAGTTCCTCGCCGACCCCGCGGCGCGCAACACCTCGCTCGCCGCGTCCGAGCGCGTCGTCGAACAGCTCGGCGGCGCGCTGGAGCGGACGCTTGTCGCGCTCGAGCCCTATCTGTTGCAGTTGCGGCTCGAGATGGGAGCCGCCAATGCGTGA